In one window of Halomarina pelagica DNA:
- a CDS encoding TOBE domain-containing protein: protein MDPGFDARLREGDVAFDARDATLLRAIDEAGSLNAAASTLGRSYARAHARLTDLEAAFGPLVERQRGGSGGGGSRLTDDAKRLLARFDRLRSAVSGTVEAEETVVAGRIVDREGELATVETAAGSLRALAPADADAVQVGVRADAVTLHPSEGAPRTGATSARNRLRGTVEAVDRGVAVARIAVDVGTDAPLVALVTVDSVERLGLAPGATVVATFKATATRAVPAPDASGD, encoded by the coding sequence ATGGATCCGGGGTTCGACGCGCGCCTGCGCGAGGGGGATGTCGCCTTCGACGCGCGGGACGCGACGCTGTTGCGGGCCATCGACGAGGCGGGGTCGCTCAACGCCGCCGCGTCGACGCTGGGACGATCGTACGCGCGGGCCCACGCCCGACTGACGGACCTCGAGGCGGCATTCGGACCGCTCGTCGAGCGGCAGCGTGGCGGTTCCGGCGGCGGCGGGAGCCGCCTCACCGACGACGCGAAGCGGCTGCTCGCCCGCTTCGACCGCCTCCGGAGCGCCGTCTCCGGTACCGTCGAGGCCGAGGAGACCGTCGTCGCCGGACGGATCGTCGACCGCGAGGGGGAACTCGCGACGGTCGAGACCGCCGCCGGATCGCTCCGCGCGCTCGCGCCCGCCGACGCCGACGCCGTGCAGGTCGGCGTGCGCGCGGACGCCGTGACCCTCCACCCGTCGGAGGGCGCACCCCGGACCGGGGCGACGAGCGCCAGGAACCGCCTGCGGGGGACGGTCGAGGCGGTCGATCGCGGGGTGGCCGTCGCGCGGATCGCGGTCGACGTCGGGACGGACGCGCCGCTCGTCGCCCTCGTCACCGTCGACAGCGTGGAGCGCCTCGGTCTCGCGCCGGGAGCCACCGTGGTCGCGACGTTCAAGGCGACCGCCACCCGGGCCGTTCCCGCCCCGGATGCGTCGGGGGACTGA
- a CDS encoding potassium channel family protein: MKFVIVGYGRVGIRTADILQSEGHEVAVVDIDPEKVERARRAGFESYEGDGDEESVLVEAGVEDADALAGLTGDLGVNLGACVIGDAFDCRTVMRIDDDYHADIYEKYAAEVDEVIYPERLGAAGAKTALLGGDFEALGPLTAGLSAVSVVVGPDSDVVGQRVVEVDLPGGALVYAHGRSNEPMTIPLPQTEIREGDELAFIAEPELVGEIRARLAGEAVATN, from the coding sequence ATGAAGTTCGTTATCGTGGGTTACGGCCGCGTCGGCATTCGCACCGCGGACATCCTGCAATCCGAGGGCCACGAGGTCGCGGTCGTCGACATCGATCCCGAGAAGGTAGAGCGGGCGCGCCGGGCGGGGTTCGAGTCCTACGAGGGCGACGGCGACGAGGAGTCGGTGCTGGTGGAGGCGGGCGTCGAGGACGCCGACGCGCTGGCGGGGCTCACGGGCGACCTGGGCGTCAACCTCGGCGCGTGCGTCATCGGCGACGCCTTCGACTGCCGAACCGTGATGCGCATCGACGACGACTACCACGCCGACATCTACGAGAAGTACGCCGCGGAGGTGGACGAGGTCATCTACCCGGAGCGCCTCGGGGCGGCGGGCGCGAAGACGGCGCTCCTCGGCGGCGACTTCGAGGCGCTCGGCCCGCTCACCGCCGGACTGTCCGCCGTGAGCGTCGTCGTCGGCCCCGACTCCGACGTGGTCGGCCAGCGCGTCGTCGAGGTCGACCTGCCCGGCGGGGCGCTCGTCTACGCCCACGGCCGCTCGAACGAGCCGATGACGATCCCGCTCCCCCAGACGGAGATCCGGGAGGGCGACGAACTCGCGTTCATCGCCGAGCCGGAACTGGTCGGGGAGATCCGCGCCCGACTCGCCGGCGAGGCCGTCGCGACGAACTGA
- a CDS encoding helix-turn-helix transcriptional regulator — MRAWNLLRVATVVCLVGAIVPGTVALAERPGSEEATFGIAQPIEPDDVLLRVDVARNGTAYWVLEYRTRLDEPNVTEAFAGLREDVRAHPDRYSDRFARRMRDTVATAEAATGREMRLRNVTVSAESRPLPQRYGVMVYSFEWRGFAAREGERLLVGDALAGLFLDEQTQLVVGWPEGYVPARVDPPPDERGNATATWNGPAEFGAGGPTLALAPASGAPPLAPVALAAGAVVALAAGGLLYLARGRALRPLADPSGAPAGATASDATGGGPEAGTDAPATDAPATDPPVTDATPSDAAPDDGPNVPPELLSNEERVLRALERSGGRMRQQELVAELDWTEAKTSQVVGRLRDADEIESFRLGRENVLSLPDEVAGGERR, encoded by the coding sequence ATGCGGGCGTGGAACCTGCTGCGAGTGGCGACGGTCGTCTGCCTCGTCGGGGCGATCGTGCCGGGCACCGTCGCGCTCGCCGAGCGACCGGGATCGGAGGAAGCGACCTTCGGGATCGCACAGCCGATCGAACCGGACGACGTCCTCCTCCGCGTCGACGTGGCGCGGAACGGGACCGCCTACTGGGTCCTCGAGTACCGGACGCGCCTCGACGAACCGAACGTGACCGAGGCGTTCGCCGGACTCCGCGAGGACGTTCGCGCCCACCCGGACCGCTACAGCGACCGGTTCGCGAGGCGAATGCGCGACACCGTCGCGACCGCCGAGGCGGCGACCGGCCGCGAGATGCGCCTCCGGAACGTGACGGTGTCCGCCGAGTCGAGGCCCCTCCCCCAGCGCTACGGCGTCATGGTCTACTCCTTCGAGTGGCGCGGGTTCGCCGCGCGCGAGGGCGAGCGCCTCCTCGTGGGCGACGCGCTGGCGGGACTGTTCCTCGACGAGCAGACGCAACTGGTCGTCGGCTGGCCCGAGGGATACGTCCCGGCGAGGGTCGATCCGCCGCCCGACGAGCGGGGCAACGCGACCGCGACGTGGAACGGGCCGGCGGAGTTCGGTGCGGGCGGTCCGACGCTCGCGCTCGCTCCGGCGAGCGGAGCGCCGCCGCTCGCGCCCGTCGCGCTCGCCGCCGGGGCCGTCGTCGCACTCGCCGCCGGCGGTCTCCTCTACCTCGCTCGCGGTCGCGCGCTTAGGCCCCTCGCCGACCCGAGCGGCGCGCCCGCCGGAGCGACGGCGAGCGACGCCACCGGTGGCGGGCCGGAGGCGGGGACCGACGCCCCCGCTACCGACGCCCCCGCTACCGACCCCCCCGTTACCGACGCCACCCCTTCGGACGCCGCCCCCGACGACGGCCCGAACGTCCCTCCCGAACTACTGAGCAACGAGGAGCGCGTGCTCCGGGCGCTCGAACGGAGCGGCGGTCGGATGCGCCAGCAGGAACTCGTCGCGGAACTCGACTGGACGGAGGCGAAGACCAGCCAAGTCGTCGGTCGCCTTCGTGACGCGGACGAGATCGAGAGCTTCCGTCTCGGTCGTGAGAACGTCCTGTCGCTCCCGGACGAGGTGGCCGGGGGTGAGCGCCGATGA
- a CDS encoding aldo/keto reductase, with translation MHYRTLGDSGVEVSEVGFGAWVVGTDWWGDRSEAEAAEMIQHALDAGITYFDTGDVYGHGRSEELIGDALAEVRDEVTIGTKIGYDFYDNPQAGHGELPKETDPEYLREAFERSLDRLGVEYVDLLQLHNANVDEVTPEVLDLLDDLREEGRVDALGWAMGPSIGWLAEHERAVELGFDAVQTVFNVFEQIPGRHVIDAIRERNADTSVIARVPHSSGLLNEQVRPETELEEGDHRGFRPDAWYETGWEKLETLRFLEREGVSASEANGRQGATGGSDRERTMAQAAIQWLLSHDEVATVTPTFHSAADIDEWAAASDTPPLSPAEVERVEELYRTNFGVDRDDGMDSLRSSVGGRDLDGTGKQYAGR, from the coding sequence ATGCACTACCGTACGCTCGGCGACAGCGGAGTCGAGGTCAGCGAGGTCGGCTTCGGCGCGTGGGTCGTCGGCACCGACTGGTGGGGCGACCGGTCCGAGGCGGAGGCGGCCGAGATGATCCAGCACGCCCTCGACGCCGGCATCACCTACTTCGACACGGGCGACGTGTACGGCCACGGCAGGAGCGAGGAACTGATCGGGGACGCGCTCGCCGAGGTCAGAGACGAGGTCACGATCGGGACGAAGATCGGCTACGACTTCTACGACAACCCCCAGGCGGGCCACGGCGAACTCCCGAAGGAGACCGACCCCGAGTACCTCCGCGAGGCGTTCGAGCGGTCCCTCGACCGCCTCGGCGTCGAGTACGTCGACCTCCTCCAGTTGCACAACGCGAACGTCGACGAGGTGACCCCGGAGGTGCTGGACCTGCTCGACGACCTCCGCGAGGAGGGGCGCGTGGATGCGCTCGGCTGGGCGATGGGACCCTCCATCGGCTGGCTGGCCGAGCACGAGCGGGCCGTCGAACTCGGCTTCGACGCCGTCCAGACCGTCTTCAACGTCTTCGAGCAGATCCCCGGCCGGCACGTCATCGACGCGATCCGCGAGCGGAACGCCGACACGAGCGTCATCGCCCGCGTCCCCCACTCCTCGGGGCTGCTGAACGAGCAGGTGCGCCCCGAGACCGAACTCGAGGAGGGCGACCACCGCGGGTTCCGGCCGGACGCGTGGTACGAGACCGGGTGGGAGAAACTGGAGACGCTGCGCTTCCTCGAGCGGGAGGGGGTCTCCGCGAGCGAAGCGAACGGACGGCAGGGAGCGACCGGCGGGAGCGACCGTGAGCGGACGATGGCCCAGGCGGCCATCCAGTGGCTGCTCAGCCACGACGAGGTGGCGACGGTGACGCCGACGTTCCACTCCGCGGCGGACATCGACGAGTGGGCGGCCGCGAGCGACACGCCGCCGCTCAGCCCGGCGGAGGTCGAACGCGTCGAGGAACTCTACCGCACGAACTTCGGCGTCGACCGCGACGACGGGATGGACAGCCTCCGCTCGTCGGTCGGCGGGCGCGACCTCGACGGCACCGGCAAGCAGTACGCCGGACGGTAG
- a CDS encoding acyltransferase encodes MTKRHVSLPADAEEGLQAFLDEVDDRLSGPEDTCEVVRDVLVDLYGDREAWERWRAGGDVSPAERVRLQGYDPCNSTLESEYYAEKDEERFRRSKHLQWLWRQFDATPMADNVEFALRFRSMLANHLFEEAGENLRIFKGVTFSYGHNISVGDNTVIHDDVHLDDRGKLTIGDRVSISDDAHVYSHDHDVIDQTEVHNFHTIVEDDARITYDSMIRAGVRVGENSIVGAKSIVQRDVPAHHVVAGTPAKSIAVKPGYESVAEPIDAEGIDNRAGREIPYELPDDIDVFDEFGRDLAPPDAE; translated from the coding sequence ATGACGAAGCGCCACGTTTCGCTTCCGGCGGACGCCGAGGAGGGGTTGCAGGCGTTCCTCGACGAAGTAGACGATCGGCTGTCGGGCCCGGAGGACACCTGCGAGGTCGTCCGCGACGTGCTCGTGGACCTCTACGGGGACCGCGAGGCGTGGGAACGGTGGCGGGCGGGAGGGGACGTCTCGCCCGCCGAGCGCGTCCGCCTCCAGGGGTACGACCCGTGCAACTCGACGCTCGAGTCGGAGTACTACGCCGAGAAGGACGAGGAACGGTTCCGCCGCTCGAAGCACCTCCAGTGGCTCTGGCGACAGTTCGACGCCACGCCGATGGCGGACAACGTCGAGTTCGCGCTGCGCTTCCGGTCGATGCTCGCGAACCACCTCTTCGAGGAGGCCGGCGAGAACCTCCGCATCTTCAAGGGCGTCACCTTCTCCTACGGCCACAACATCTCCGTCGGGGACAACACCGTCATCCACGACGACGTCCACCTCGACGACCGCGGGAAGCTGACGATCGGCGACCGCGTCTCCATCTCCGACGACGCCCACGTCTACAGCCACGACCACGACGTGATCGACCAGACCGAGGTGCACAACTTCCACACGATCGTCGAGGACGACGCGCGCATCACCTACGACTCGATGATCCGCGCCGGGGTGCGCGTGGGCGAGAACAGCATCGTCGGGGCGAAGAGCATCGTCCAGCGGGACGTCCCCGCCCACCACGTCGTCGCCGGGACGCCCGCGAAGTCGATCGCCGTCAAACCGGGATACGAGAGCGTGGCGGAACCGATCGACGCGGAGGGCATCGACAACCGCGCCGGGCGCGAGATCCCCTACGAACTCCCGGACGACATCGACGTCTTCGACGAGTTCGGGCGGGATCTCGCGCCGCCGGACGCCGAATGA
- a CDS encoding PQQ-dependent sugar dehydrogenase, with the protein MNRRRYLGATAGVVAGFAGCLDALDGPGDGSDGGDGGEEGPSVAVGDQRVVADTVATGLEVPWGVAYRDGVLHLTERPGRVVRIADGGREVVADLADSTAAEGEGGLLGLVFRSDDPDAAVAYQTYDDGGLKNRILALDAADGWSFESLFDGIPGAFVHDGGRLLVRDGSLYATTGDATDEAAAQDPEVLNGKVLRLTHAGEPHPDNPFGNAVFTYGHRNPQGLAVLDGALYSTEHGPDTDDEINRLEAGGNYGWPAVMGPSDSPEFVDPLASYTPTIAPGGATVYPDDGPIEAWRGDLLFGTLAGQHLHRARIRGGEVVGNERLFEGTFGRLRTTFVGTDGHLHVVTSNRDGRGDPREGDDRVLRLRPA; encoded by the coding sequence ATGAATCGGCGGCGCTACCTCGGCGCGACGGCGGGCGTCGTCGCCGGGTTCGCGGGGTGTCTCGACGCGCTCGACGGGCCGGGGGACGGCTCGGACGGCGGCGACGGGGGCGAGGAGGGACCGTCCGTCGCGGTCGGCGACCAGCGGGTGGTGGCCGACACCGTCGCCACCGGACTCGAGGTCCCCTGGGGCGTCGCGTACCGCGACGGCGTCCTCCACCTCACCGAGCGACCGGGGCGAGTCGTCCGGATCGCCGACGGGGGACGTGAGGTCGTCGCCGACCTCGCCGATAGCACCGCGGCCGAGGGCGAGGGCGGCCTGCTGGGACTCGTGTTCCGTTCCGACGATCCCGACGCCGCCGTCGCCTACCAGACGTACGACGACGGGGGGCTGAAGAACCGAATCCTCGCGCTCGACGCGGCAGACGGGTGGTCGTTCGAGTCGCTGTTCGACGGCATCCCCGGCGCGTTCGTCCACGACGGCGGGAGACTGCTCGTCCGCGACGGGAGCCTCTACGCCACGACAGGCGACGCCACCGACGAGGCGGCCGCCCAGGACCCAGAGGTCCTCAACGGGAAGGTGCTCCGTCTCACGCACGCGGGCGAGCCACACCCGGACAACCCCTTCGGCAACGCGGTGTTCACCTACGGGCACCGTAACCCGCAGGGGCTGGCGGTGCTGGACGGCGCGCTCTACTCGACGGAGCACGGGCCGGACACGGACGACGAGATCAACCGCCTCGAAGCGGGCGGCAACTACGGCTGGCCGGCGGTGATGGGGCCGAGCGACTCCCCCGAGTTCGTCGACCCGCTCGCGAGCTACACGCCGACGATCGCCCCGGGCGGAGCCACGGTCTACCCCGACGACGGCCCGATCGAGGCGTGGCGCGGCGACCTGCTCTTCGGCACGCTCGCGGGCCAGCACCTCCACCGGGCCCGGATCCGGGGCGGCGAGGTCGTCGGGAACGAGCGCCTCTTCGAGGGGACGTTCGGCCGCCTCCGCACCACCTTCGTCGGGACCGACGGCCACCTCCACGTCGTGACCAGCAACCGCGACGGCCGGGGCGACCCGCGGGAGGGCGACGACCGCGTCCTGCGCCTCCGACCCGCATGA
- a CDS encoding cupin domain-containing protein — protein sequence MDVVSLAEKFDRIEEYWSPAIVGELNGQHVKLAKLRGEFDWHHHAVDELFLVIDGDLTIKFRDEPDAALSAGEFLVVPAGVDHRPVAEDEVRVLLFEPAGTRNTGNVESERTVESPDRL from the coding sequence ATGGACGTCGTCTCGCTGGCCGAGAAGTTCGACCGCATCGAGGAGTACTGGTCGCCCGCGATCGTGGGCGAACTGAACGGCCAGCACGTGAAGCTGGCGAAGCTGCGCGGCGAGTTCGACTGGCACCACCACGCCGTCGACGAACTCTTCCTCGTGATCGACGGCGACCTGACGATCAAGTTCCGCGACGAACCGGACGCCGCGCTCTCCGCGGGTGAGTTCCTCGTCGTCCCCGCCGGCGTCGATCACCGACCGGTCGCGGAGGACGAGGTCCGCGTCCTGCTGTTCGAGCCGGCCGGGACGCGAAACACGGGCAACGTCGAGTCCGAGCGGACGGTCGAGTCGCCCGACCGGCTGTAG
- a CDS encoding NAD+ synthase — MARSLRVALAQLNVTVGDVAGNADLVEAAHERARAADADLVVCSELALLGYPPRDLLSREAAVERQLDALDRVAAATADGPALVVGIADPVSPPGRALANAAAVCRDGEVVARVAKRLLPTYDVFDEDRYFEPGAGAEPVEVAGVDVGASVCEDAWNLPDLWSHPRYDADPLGDLASAGADLLVNVSGSPFHLGKGRFREELMGRHAAEHGRWLAFVNQVGGNDELVFDGGSFVVGPDGGVACRCAAFEEDLRVCDVPVGGGPFEGERDCAPRISDRAEQARRAIALGVRDYVRKSGFEDVVLGLSGGIDSSVAACLAAEALGAEHVLGVAMPARYTSDASTEDARAVADALGIDFQVLPIDDTFGAFLDHLAPPFEGEESTEPMPGTVEENVQARIRGTTLMALANAFDRLVLTPDNKSEAAVGYCTLYGDTVGALAPLGDCRKGLVYDLADRINADVEPPGAASAPIPRRVVERPPSAELRPDQRDEDDLPPYAALDPIVEGYVEEGASARDLVDEGHDPATVERVLRMLHRAEYKRWQVPPIVRLTPQAFGIGWRYPLAARYEALWDVGDERSTG, encoded by the coding sequence ATGGCCCGATCGCTCCGCGTCGCGCTCGCCCAGCTGAACGTCACCGTCGGCGACGTCGCGGGGAACGCCGACCTCGTCGAGGCCGCCCACGAGCGCGCGCGGGCGGCCGACGCCGACCTCGTCGTCTGCTCCGAGCTGGCGCTCCTCGGGTATCCGCCGCGCGACCTCCTGTCGCGCGAGGCCGCCGTCGAGCGCCAGCTCGACGCGCTCGATCGGGTCGCCGCGGCGACCGCCGACGGCCCGGCGCTCGTGGTGGGGATCGCCGACCCGGTGTCGCCGCCGGGGCGCGCGCTGGCGAACGCCGCGGCCGTCTGTCGCGACGGCGAGGTGGTCGCCCGCGTCGCCAAGCGCCTCCTCCCGACCTACGACGTGTTCGACGAGGACCGCTACTTCGAACCGGGCGCGGGGGCCGAACCGGTCGAGGTGGCGGGCGTCGACGTCGGCGCGAGCGTCTGCGAGGACGCGTGGAACCTCCCCGACCTCTGGTCGCACCCGCGGTACGACGCGGACCCGCTCGGGGACCTCGCGTCGGCGGGCGCGGACCTCCTCGTGAACGTCTCCGGCAGCCCGTTCCACCTCGGCAAGGGGCGATTTCGGGAGGAGTTGATGGGCCGACACGCCGCCGAACACGGCCGCTGGCTGGCGTTCGTGAACCAGGTCGGCGGGAACGACGAACTCGTCTTCGACGGCGGATCGTTCGTGGTCGGTCCCGACGGCGGGGTGGCCTGCCGCTGCGCGGCGTTCGAGGAGGACCTGCGCGTCTGCGACGTGCCGGTCGGGGGCGGCCCGTTCGAGGGCGAGCGCGACTGCGCGCCCCGGATCTCGGACCGCGCCGAGCAGGCCCGTCGGGCAATCGCCCTCGGCGTCCGTGACTACGTCCGGAAGTCGGGCTTCGAGGACGTCGTGCTCGGTCTCTCCGGTGGGATCGACTCGTCGGTCGCGGCCTGTCTCGCCGCCGAGGCGCTGGGGGCGGAGCACGTCCTCGGGGTCGCCATGCCCGCGCGGTACACGAGCGACGCGAGCACCGAGGACGCCCGCGCCGTCGCCGACGCGCTCGGCATCGACTTCCAGGTGCTCCCCATCGACGACACGTTCGGCGCGTTCCTCGATCACCTCGCGCCCCCGTTCGAGGGGGAGGAGTCGACGGAGCCGATGCCGGGGACGGTCGAGGAGAACGTTCAGGCGCGCATCCGCGGCACGACGCTGATGGCGCTCGCGAACGCGTTCGACCGCCTCGTGCTCACGCCGGACAACAAGAGCGAGGCCGCCGTCGGCTACTGCACCCTCTACGGCGACACGGTCGGAGCGCTCGCCCCCCTGGGTGACTGCCGGAAGGGCCTCGTCTACGACCTCGCCGATCGCATCAACGCCGACGTCGAACCCCCCGGTGCGGCGAGCGCGCCCATCCCCCGCCGCGTCGTCGAGCGGCCCCCCAGCGCCGAACTGCGCCCCGACCAGCGCGACGAGGACGATCTGCCGCCGTACGCCGCGCTCGACCCGATCGTGGAGGGGTACGTCGAGGAGGGGGCCTCGGCCCGCGACCTCGTCGACGAGGGTCACGATCCGGCGACCGTCGAGCGCGTCCTCCGGATGCTCCACCGCGCCGAGTACAAGCGCTGGCAGGTGCCGCCGATCGTTCGCCTGACGCCGCAGGCGTTCGGCATCGGGTGGCGCTACCCGCTGGCCGCGCGGTACGAGGCGCTGTGGGACGTGGGCGATGAACGATCGACGGGGTGA
- a CDS encoding NAD+ synthase — MSDAQSYVIEDLPIELRLSDDELAAHRAHITTFIADLVERAGANGAVLGLSGGIDSTLTAYLAVEALGEGGVYGLVLPSDVNTDENMSDAERVAETLGIEYDVVEIDPIVEAFFEAYPEEGIDRRIETDPLRTAAGNVRVRTRGVLNYFVANVKGRLVLGTGNRSEALTGYFTKYGDQAVDCNPIGNLYKLQIRQLAAHVGVPEDLVEKPPSAEMWEGQTDEAEMGLTYDLLDAVLALHVDGPLSKRATAETLGVAESAVERVEGLYAGSEHKRHMPPAPAPLDL, encoded by the coding sequence ATGAGCGACGCTCAGTCGTACGTGATCGAGGACCTCCCCATCGAACTGCGGCTGTCGGACGACGAACTGGCGGCCCACCGCGCACACATCACGACGTTCATCGCCGACCTCGTGGAGCGAGCGGGTGCGAACGGCGCGGTGCTCGGCCTCTCGGGCGGGATCGACAGCACGCTCACGGCGTACCTGGCGGTCGAGGCGCTGGGCGAGGGGGGCGTCTACGGTCTCGTCCTCCCGAGCGACGTCAACACCGACGAGAACATGAGCGACGCCGAGCGCGTCGCCGAGACGCTGGGCATCGAGTACGACGTCGTCGAGATCGACCCCATCGTCGAGGCGTTCTTCGAGGCCTACCCGGAGGAGGGGATCGACCGCCGCATCGAGACCGATCCCCTCCGCACCGCGGCGGGGAACGTCCGCGTCCGCACGCGGGGGGTGCTCAACTACTTCGTCGCCAACGTGAAGGGACGGCTCGTCCTCGGGACGGGCAACCGTAGCGAGGCGCTGACGGGCTACTTCACCAAGTACGGCGATCAGGCGGTCGACTGTAACCCGATCGGAAACCTCTACAAGCTACAGATACGCCAGCTCGCAGCCCACGTCGGCGTCCCCGAGGACCTCGTCGAGAAGCCGCCGAGCGCGGAGATGTGGGAGGGACAGACCGACGAGGCGGAGATGGGCCTCACCTACGATCTGCTCGACGCGGTCCTCGCGCTCCACGTCGACGGGCCGCTCTCGAAGCGCGCCACCGCGGAGACGCTCGGGGTGGCCGAGTCGGCGGTCGAGCGCGTCGAGGGGCTGTACGCGGGAAGCGAGCACAAGCGCCACATGCCGCCCGCACCCGCACCGCTCGACCTGTAG
- a CDS encoding enoyl-CoA hydratase/isomerase family protein, producing MIRTRDSDRIRTVTLDRPERRNALTVDGLDALAEAVADPPTPVVYLHGAGAAFCAGADLDVVAAVARESATDAADTTDANANENTNANSDAAADFARRGQRVARAIEDSPAVVVAGIDGAARGGGVELALACDLRVATPDATFAETGVTFGLFGAWGGTHRLRRVLGEGDALDVALSGRTLDAEEALRTGLVSRVRDDPFAVAREVADNDPAALRELKALMRGGSETLDGGSGRGEEAREARNAQEAREAEAFARLVADHAEALGRGTGGR from the coding sequence GTGATACGGACACGCGACTCGGACCGGATTCGGACGGTGACGCTCGACCGCCCCGAGCGGCGAAACGCCCTCACCGTCGACGGCCTCGACGCGCTCGCCGAGGCGGTCGCCGACCCCCCCACGCCCGTCGTCTACCTCCACGGGGCGGGGGCGGCGTTCTGCGCCGGCGCGGATCTCGACGTCGTCGCGGCGGTCGCACGCGAGAGCGCGACTGACGCGGCGGACACGACGGACGCGAACGCGAACGAGAACACAAACGCGAACTCGGACGCGGCCGCCGATTTCGCCCGCCGGGGCCAGCGCGTCGCCCGCGCCATCGAGGACTCACCGGCGGTCGTCGTCGCCGGGATCGACGGCGCGGCCCGCGGCGGGGGCGTCGAACTCGCGCTCGCCTGCGACCTCCGGGTCGCCACACCCGACGCGACCTTCGCCGAGACGGGCGTCACCTTCGGGCTGTTCGGCGCGTGGGGCGGTACGCACCGCCTCCGGCGCGTCCTCGGGGAGGGAGACGCCCTCGACGTCGCTCTCTCAGGTCGCACGCTCGACGCCGAGGAGGCGCTCCGGACGGGGCTCGTCTCCCGCGTCCGCGATGACCCCTTCGCCGTCGCGCGCGAGGTCGCCGACAACGACCCCGCCGCCCTGCGCGAACTCAAAGCCCTGATGCGCGGGGGATCGGAGACCCTCGACGGGGGAAGCGGACGCGGGGAGGAGGCACGCGAAGCACGGAACGCGCAGGAGGCACGCGAGGCCGAGGCCTTCGCGCGGCTGGTCGCCGACCACGCGGAGGCACTCGGGCGCGGGACGGGCGGCAGGTGA
- a CDS encoding DUF7114 family protein: MEEADAVRRAARASVDDIEPPALHDELRSFIDEGSMVPGVLAVLTARACAADPAEGVLERAAGVQLIYDGLRLTRRLTREEPWRTGDADADAGDMHVLAADVLVARGFYLLARTEAAGAAVEVVRAFGRDQTDGGTADALEADVLDLAVVAGATAGGVDPTGELRAVASDFVRGHGPGFPPADSLASADAYDTLVRSVDGAVADH; this comes from the coding sequence ATGGAGGAAGCCGACGCCGTCCGGCGGGCCGCCCGGGCGTCCGTTGACGACATCGAGCCCCCCGCACTCCACGACGAACTGCGGTCGTTCATCGACGAGGGATCGATGGTCCCGGGCGTCCTCGCCGTACTCACGGCGCGGGCCTGCGCGGCCGATCCCGCCGAGGGCGTCCTCGAGCGCGCCGCGGGCGTGCAGCTCATCTACGACGGCCTCCGGCTCACGCGGCGGCTCACCCGCGAGGAGCCGTGGCGGACGGGCGACGCCGACGCGGACGCCGGCGACATGCACGTCCTCGCGGCGGACGTGCTCGTCGCCCGCGGGTTCTACCTCCTCGCCCGCACCGAGGCCGCCGGGGCGGCGGTCGAGGTGGTCCGGGCGTTCGGCCGCGATCAGACCGACGGCGGGACGGCCGACGCGCTCGAAGCCGACGTACTCGACCTCGCCGTCGTCGCCGGGGCGACCGCCGGCGGCGTCGATCCCACCGGGGAACTCCGCGCCGTCGCCTCCGACTTCGTTCGGGGGCACGGCCCGGGGTTCCCCCCGGCCGACTCGCTCGCGTCGGCGGACGCCTACGACACCCTCGTCCGATCCGTCGACGGCGCAGTCGCCGACCACTGA